From Humibacter ginsenosidimutans, a single genomic window includes:
- a CDS encoding GNAT family N-acetyltransferase — protein sequence MQLTIDRVVVPESMADDGGDFAAFVDVGNDCALHLWNNDDFVYDPADQLAWFRPSPFRLRMLYLGRLDADPVGRLLVTVPVDEDATTAEIEVNVIPAARRHGIGAALLARGEELVAEAGRVDVSAFTQHVLAGIPHDTRTLMPITGPSGVPADDDATFMVGKGYALGQVEIVSRLGVPLPAELRERLDHDVDAHAHGYRIATWWQRCPDELIDGYAAARARMVLDVPHDGIALDSEHWDAARVRDEEQRHLDSGEPALVAAAVHEATGAVVAYTILLVAQGSTKVEQWDTLVVAGHRGHRLGLAVKLANIDALARIAPGVDRILTWNAGENAPMRAINEAMGFVPYALDGNWQKRLEDPA from the coding sequence ATGCAGCTGACGATCGACCGGGTCGTCGTTCCCGAGAGCATGGCCGACGACGGCGGCGACTTCGCGGCGTTCGTCGACGTGGGCAACGACTGCGCGCTGCACCTCTGGAACAACGACGACTTCGTCTACGACCCCGCCGACCAGCTCGCCTGGTTCCGCCCCAGCCCTTTTCGGCTGAGGATGCTCTATCTCGGGCGTCTCGACGCCGATCCGGTCGGAAGGCTGCTGGTCACGGTTCCGGTCGACGAAGACGCCACAACGGCCGAGATCGAGGTGAACGTCATTCCGGCCGCACGACGACACGGGATCGGTGCGGCCTTGCTCGCGAGGGGCGAAGAGCTGGTGGCGGAGGCCGGACGCGTGGACGTCTCGGCGTTCACGCAGCACGTGCTCGCGGGCATCCCGCATGACACGCGAACGCTGATGCCGATCACGGGACCGAGCGGAGTTCCCGCCGACGACGACGCGACGTTCATGGTCGGCAAGGGCTACGCGCTCGGCCAGGTCGAGATCGTCAGCCGCCTCGGAGTGCCGTTGCCCGCCGAGTTGCGCGAGCGACTGGACCACGACGTCGATGCACACGCGCACGGATATCGCATCGCGACGTGGTGGCAGCGCTGTCCCGATGAGCTCATCGACGGGTACGCCGCCGCCCGTGCCCGCATGGTGCTGGATGTTCCGCACGACGGCATCGCTCTCGACTCCGAGCACTGGGATGCCGCCAGAGTGCGCGACGAGGAGCAGCGCCATCTCGACTCGGGCGAGCCCGCCCTCGTGGCGGCCGCCGTGCACGAGGCGACCGGCGCAGTGGTGGCGTACACGATCCTGCTCGTCGCACAGGGATCGACGAAGGTCGAGCAGTGGGACACGCTCGTGGTCGCCGGGCACCGCGGTCACCGGCTCGGGCTCGCCGTGAAGCTCGCGAACATCGATGCGCTGGCACGCATCGCGCCCGGAGTGGATCGGATCCTCACCTGGAACGCCGGCGAGAACGCGCCGATGCGCGCGATCAACGAGGCCATGGGGTTCGTGCCGTACGCGCTCGACGGCAACTGGCAGAAGCGGCTGGAGGACCCGGCATAG